In the Paenibacillus sp. FSL H7-0357 genome, one interval contains:
- a CDS encoding pectinesterase family protein, with protein MKKKWLAELLIAGLLATSVPFGTAEAALLEALPAFPGAEGGGKYVTGGRAQAVYEVTTLADYGRNETPIPGSLRDAVSGSNRTIVFRVGGTIRLKESLKITGSNLTIAGQTAPGDGITVADYTTSIEADNIIMRYMRFRLGDRVVSEDDAFGSRYHKNIIIDHSSFSWSVDEVVSLYDNENTTVQWSISAESMLMTSHHKGRHGYGGIWGGKNASYHHNLIAHSTSRNPRLPTITRLVDLTEMTNNVIYNWGFASTYGGGAEGYLYNISNNYYKNGPNTYSSVKKQLFGEVAPVTKLYLAGNVMDGSPEVTADNWKGVQSHSDSSKLAEPAVMPNPYVEEPASDAYANVLAGAGATLPRRDAYDARVMNDVKNRTGQHINSPLEIGGYPDYPETASKVVDQDHDGMDDAWETARGLLPSDPADRNGTSLSSEGYTNLEVYLNDLIVQATASGEHTDNPVTAISFPTNNQILEAGSDVTLTASASDKDGIAKVEFIVNGVKQGEAATAPYRFEWKNVQDGTYYLVVQATDNKGLKIQSDNVAVHVNASGSTGPWTPADIGNPGIAGHTSVNAETGQVTVKSAGLVGAASESVKTEDNFHFAYQTLEGNGELIAKIDSVTATDDDAKVGVMIRDSLQPDAKMAMMAIPYVKYGKKGVLITRSVTGAKVVRTEPDSFITTPYWVKLVRLGDEVTGLVSPDKVAWSKVGTVNLGLKETVYMGLAADAAKADNEVNRYNISRFSGVELKTLDDKFPATPLGLIAAGGSKKVELKWEPVPFAKTYSIKRSEVSGGPYTLVNKDNTGNLYTDLDVSPGKTYYYTVSAVNEFGESFDSDEASAEPKAEAGNIYYVDEDFERVAAGTTPEYYEVSPNPQTDAQKVVVSATPSGSKGNTSAQVLNVYDSANGNVQFIRKFTPMTGALVIDTDFMFAAESGTSVFLQAQSADGSKTAFSIESRKPTLPAAAGKYTLTMSRGSSQYHQLMSAYALNQWYNLKLKVDVQGDEVEVYIDNQLAGSFPFTTTNFAGYGIGRILSKTPGGGSGNYYLDNLKVYVEPVATPLGLTGLPGNGAAQLKWPALEGAASYNVKRALTAGGPYDTAASAITETSYVDKELTNETTYYYVITAVALSGESGNSNEISITPSASAVKLPAPEQLAAVSRNAQLELSWNAVKYAESYTVKQWNAAADRYEPVAEGLTDTAYRIGGLTNGQTYRFVISAVNVAGEGEDSLPVEAQPLTALATPEVTVQAGDSAVKVNWTAVGDADSYRVTRALSPEGPYELLAAEISGTSYDDTGLANGTPYYYKVAAAAGTRSGLASDVAGTVPFQNAGQPGIPQGVTAEPGNGEVKLSWTASAGNSSYRIIRSETGGDYRVVAEGIGEAAYTDTGLANGTVYDYAVIAVDGSGGAASLPSMAVSAVPAPVMVVDQSGAGDYKTLNEAILASPDNSTLTTIIKVKNGTYPEKVLVPAGKKNLRIIGESREGTLLVNADSAKTIGPDGKEMGTSGSYTLKVAATDFTLVNMTVQNSAGRTAGQAVALYAEGDRGVYRNVKLLGYQDTLFADKGRAYFVDSHIEGTVDFIFGNAAAVFENNVIQSAGAGYVTAPSTEAGKPGYVFLNNRLTAGEGVAAGSVDLGRPWRDYGSSTFINTDMGAHIKPSGWHEWYEGRSRTARFSEYMSYGEGANAAARYSWSKQLTAEEAQAITVQAVLAGSDGWNPQPPMRLLSQSQVPGEKVSSITVSGEEGRKTIETDKGVLQLQAVVLPENAANRNVHWTVTEPDGMTSTPKASIDENGLLAAKANGTVLVTAAALDGSRISGSLEVVISGQEEVAAGLPSATLNGPVTVSPGQEFAYRVGIANVTDSVYRSVYSADFTLDYAAAGIEFISARSLVEGITLSPVSADHPGQLSVSAAAAEGVALTDAREFIEISFRAKETAAEISVPLKFAAFSGSNGILNFPIKHEAQAVIRVIPKVATQINVTSAGNVSVLQTGQKLQMHAAVLPVGTTGTTVTWSVYNADGSSTVRATITETGLVTAIAAGKITVKAASGESPGVAGTMNLEIKDGNQPPQPGGNLPSIVTTGKQPQITAGVNGITVSLAANVNGKVTAELSAITITKAVEAVQTDTLRIEVRSPADTTAVQLTLPAQVMVQAVSGRVRTVEIDLGLSSFRLDAELIRRAAGSASSSLTFTVAKSGSEQITVQGNLGNIYELGFSVDGQPVKQFDGGLKVSLNYDRPAAAAAEKIVIYHILDKGQAEVIRNSKYNLLTGKVDFSPAHFSKYAAGYAESIFGDIAGMEWAKGSIEALAVRGILEGTDTHTFGPSLKVTRAEFLKMLMLALDLDDSEAASTFTDAAPDDWYYSSVAAAQQLGIVLGRPDGTFGADAPITREEMALIAFRAARQAYLPLQGSGQTAAYKDASNISEYALAAVQGMSGAGIIQGVGNNSYAPKAQASRAQAAVIVQHLFLLRP; from the coding sequence ATGAAGAAAAAATGGTTGGCGGAGCTGCTGATAGCCGGTCTCCTTGCGACAAGTGTTCCATTCGGCACTGCTGAGGCCGCACTTTTGGAAGCGCTTCCTGCTTTCCCTGGTGCAGAGGGCGGCGGCAAATATGTAACCGGCGGCAGGGCACAGGCTGTGTATGAGGTTACAACGTTGGCTGATTACGGGCGCAACGAAACGCCGATCCCCGGTTCTCTCCGCGATGCGGTAAGCGGGAGCAACCGGACGATCGTATTCCGTGTAGGAGGAACGATCCGTCTGAAGGAGTCGCTGAAGATCACCGGCTCCAATCTGACGATTGCCGGCCAGACCGCACCGGGCGATGGCATAACCGTAGCCGATTATACGACATCCATAGAAGCCGACAATATCATTATGCGTTATATGCGCTTTAGACTCGGAGACCGGGTTGTCAGTGAAGATGATGCCTTCGGCTCGCGTTATCACAAGAACATCATCATTGACCACAGCTCGTTCAGCTGGTCGGTCGATGAAGTGGTCAGCCTGTATGACAATGAGAATACTACGGTGCAATGGTCGATCTCCGCAGAAAGCATGCTGATGACCAGCCATCATAAAGGGCGGCACGGCTACGGCGGCATCTGGGGCGGCAAAAATGCCAGCTATCATCATAACCTCATTGCCCATAGTACCAGCCGCAATCCCCGGCTGCCCACGATAACGAGGCTGGTCGATCTGACGGAAATGACGAACAATGTTATTTACAACTGGGGTTTCGCATCGACCTATGGCGGCGGAGCTGAAGGTTATTTGTACAATATCAGCAACAACTACTATAAAAATGGCCCCAATACTTACAGCAGCGTGAAAAAACAGTTATTCGGGGAAGTAGCGCCGGTTACGAAGCTGTATCTGGCAGGAAATGTGATGGACGGCAGTCCGGAGGTCACAGCGGATAACTGGAAAGGCGTTCAGAGCCACTCGGACAGTTCAAAGCTGGCGGAGCCGGCAGTGATGCCGAACCCTTATGTGGAAGAGCCGGCCAGCGATGCGTATGCGAATGTTCTAGCCGGAGCCGGAGCCACTTTGCCGAGACGGGATGCCTACGATGCGCGTGTGATGAATGATGTAAAGAACCGTACCGGACAGCATATCAATTCTCCATTGGAAATTGGCGGGTATCCCGACTACCCGGAGACTGCCTCCAAGGTGGTCGACCAGGATCATGACGGAATGGACGACGCCTGGGAAACAGCAAGAGGCCTGTTGCCGTCCGATCCTGCCGACCGCAACGGAACGTCGCTGTCAAGTGAAGGCTACACCAATCTTGAAGTTTATCTGAATGATCTGATTGTTCAGGCCACAGCAAGCGGAGAACATACCGACAATCCTGTAACCGCTATCAGTTTTCCAACCAACAATCAGATTCTGGAGGCGGGCAGTGATGTAACCTTAACGGCTTCCGCGAGCGACAAAGACGGGATAGCCAAGGTTGAATTTATCGTAAATGGTGTGAAGCAGGGAGAAGCTGCCACAGCACCTTACCGCTTCGAATGGAAAAATGTGCAGGACGGAACTTATTATCTCGTTGTTCAGGCTACCGACAACAAAGGCCTTAAGATACAGTCGGACAATGTTGCAGTTCATGTCAATGCCTCAGGCAGTACCGGTCCATGGACACCAGCGGATATCGGAAATCCGGGTATTGCCGGACATACCTCGGTTAATGCAGAGACCGGGCAGGTCACCGTCAAATCAGCGGGGCTGGTAGGTGCCGCCTCGGAGAGTGTCAAAACGGAGGATAACTTCCACTTTGCCTATCAGACCCTGGAGGGCAACGGAGAACTGATTGCCAAGATTGATTCTGTAACGGCGACAGATGATGATGCGAAAGTGGGAGTGATGATCCGCGACAGCCTGCAGCCTGATGCCAAGATGGCTATGATGGCGATTCCTTATGTGAAATATGGCAAAAAAGGAGTTCTAATTACCCGCTCCGTAACAGGGGCCAAGGTAGTTAGGACGGAACCTGATAGTTTTATCACCACCCCTTATTGGGTGAAGCTGGTCCGGCTTGGCGACGAAGTGACAGGGCTGGTCTCGCCGGATAAGGTGGCATGGAGCAAGGTGGGCACAGTGAACCTTGGGCTGAAAGAGACGGTTTATATGGGTCTTGCCGCCGATGCTGCCAAGGCGGATAACGAAGTTAACCGCTATAATATCTCCCGCTTCAGCGGTGTGGAACTGAAAACCCTTGACGATAAGTTCCCGGCAACACCCCTTGGACTTATAGCTGCGGGAGGCAGCAAGAAGGTGGAGCTGAAATGGGAGCCGGTCCCTTTTGCCAAGACCTACAGCATTAAACGAAGTGAGGTTTCGGGCGGGCCCTATACGCTGGTAAACAAAGACAACACAGGCAACCTCTATACCGATCTTGATGTAAGTCCGGGAAAAACCTACTATTATACGGTCAGTGCCGTGAACGAATTCGGTGAAAGCTTCGATTCGGACGAGGCGAGTGCCGAGCCTAAGGCTGAAGCGGGCAATATCTATTATGTGGATGAGGATTTCGAGCGGGTGGCTGCGGGCACCACGCCCGAGTATTATGAGGTATCTCCGAATCCACAGACCGATGCGCAAAAAGTGGTTGTTTCTGCCACACCATCCGGAAGCAAGGGAAACACGTCGGCACAAGTGCTGAATGTGTATGATTCCGCGAACGGCAATGTGCAGTTTATCCGCAAGTTCACGCCAATGACAGGTGCGCTGGTGATCGATACCGATTTTATGTTCGCTGCGGAATCGGGCACTTCAGTGTTCCTGCAGGCCCAGAGTGCGGATGGAAGCAAAACCGCGTTCTCCATTGAGAGCCGCAAACCGACGCTTCCGGCCGCAGCGGGCAAATACACACTGACGATGAGCAGGGGGAGCAGCCAATACCATCAGCTGATGAGCGCCTACGCACTGAACCAGTGGTATAACCTGAAGCTGAAGGTGGATGTGCAGGGTGATGAAGTCGAGGTCTATATCGACAACCAGCTTGCAGGCTCTTTTCCGTTTACCACCACAAATTTTGCGGGATATGGTATTGGGCGGATCCTGTCCAAAACACCGGGCGGCGGTTCCGGCAATTATTATCTGGATAATCTGAAGGTTTACGTGGAGCCAGTCGCAACGCCGCTCGGGTTAACCGGTCTTCCCGGCAACGGAGCAGCGCAGCTGAAATGGCCTGCACTTGAAGGGGCGGCCTCCTATAATGTTAAACGGGCACTTACAGCCGGCGGCCCCTATGATACGGCTGCCAGTGCCATTACGGAGACTTCCTATGTGGATAAAGAGCTCACCAATGAAACCACGTATTATTACGTTATTACTGCCGTGGCTCTCTCCGGTGAATCGGGCAACTCCAATGAAATCAGCATAACTCCTTCCGCTTCGGCAGTGAAATTGCCCGCGCCGGAGCAGCTTGCGGCGGTAAGCCGGAATGCCCAGCTAGAGCTGAGCTGGAATGCGGTGAAATATGCGGAAAGCTATACCGTCAAGCAATGGAATGCAGCAGCGGACCGCTATGAACCGGTGGCGGAGGGCCTCACGGATACCGCTTACCGCATCGGGGGGTTAACCAACGGGCAAACTTACCGTTTTGTCATCTCAGCAGTCAATGTTGCCGGGGAGGGTGAGGACTCACTGCCTGTGGAAGCACAGCCGCTCACGGCCTTGGCAACGCCTGAAGTAACCGTCCAGGCCGGTGATAGTGCCGTTAAGGTGAACTGGACGGCCGTCGGGGACGCGGACAGCTATAGAGTAACACGGGCATTGTCGCCGGAAGGCCCATATGAATTGCTCGCTGCGGAGATCAGCGGCACCAGCTATGACGATACCGGACTGGCGAATGGTACGCCATATTATTACAAGGTGGCCGCCGCCGCAGGCACCCGCAGCGGGCTGGCATCGGATGTTGCCGGAACGGTTCCGTTCCAGAACGCCGGCCAGCCCGGTATTCCTCAAGGGGTTACAGCTGAACCTGGCAACGGGGAAGTGAAGCTGAGCTGGACTGCATCTGCAGGCAACAGCAGCTACCGGATTATCCGTTCGGAGACTGGCGGCGACTATAGGGTCGTTGCTGAAGGGATCGGTGAAGCAGCGTATACCGATACCGGACTGGCAAATGGAACCGTTTATGATTATGCGGTAATCGCCGTTGACGGCAGCGGAGGCGCGGCTAGTCTTCCGTCCATGGCAGTCAGTGCGGTTCCGGCCCCGGTCATGGTAGTCGATCAGAGCGGAGCGGGAGATTACAAGACACTCAACGAAGCAATCCTGGCTTCACCTGATAACAGCACGCTCACGACGATCATCAAGGTGAAGAACGGAACGTATCCAGAGAAGGTGCTGGTGCCGGCAGGCAAGAAGAATCTGCGCATCATCGGCGAAAGCCGGGAAGGCACCTTGCTCGTCAACGCAGACTCGGCCAAGACGATAGGGCCGGACGGCAAAGAAATGGGCACCAGCGGCAGTTATACGCTTAAAGTGGCGGCAACAGATTTCACGCTGGTGAATATGACGGTTCAGAACAGTGCTGGCCGGACTGCCGGGCAGGCTGTAGCCCTATATGCCGAAGGGGACCGGGGCGTATACCGCAACGTCAAGCTGCTCGGATATCAGGATACGCTGTTCGCAGATAAAGGAAGAGCTTATTTCGTGGACAGCCATATTGAAGGGACTGTGGATTTTATCTTCGGCAACGCCGCTGCAGTGTTCGAGAACAATGTCATTCAAAGCGCGGGCGCCGGCTATGTAACTGCTCCTTCCACGGAAGCGGGTAAACCGGGATATGTATTCCTGAATAACCGCCTGACTGCCGGTGAAGGGGTGGCCGCTGGAAGCGTGGACTTGGGCAGACCGTGGAGAGACTATGGCAGCTCCACCTTCATCAATACAGATATGGGAGCCCACATCAAGCCAAGCGGCTGGCATGAATGGTATGAAGGCCGTTCCCGGACGGCACGTTTCTCCGAGTATATGAGCTATGGGGAGGGGGCCAACGCAGCCGCACGCTACAGCTGGTCCAAGCAATTAACGGCAGAAGAGGCGCAGGCCATTACCGTTCAGGCTGTGCTGGCCGGCAGCGACGGCTGGAATCCTCAGCCGCCGATGCGCCTCTTGAGCCAATCACAAGTGCCAGGAGAGAAGGTCTCTTCCATTACTGTAAGTGGTGAAGAGGGCAGGAAGACGATCGAAACGGATAAAGGCGTTCTTCAGCTTCAGGCAGTTGTGCTTCCGGAGAATGCGGCCAACCGCAATGTGCACTGGACCGTGACGGAGCCTGACGGAATGACTTCTACCCCTAAGGCCTCCATTGATGAAAACGGGCTACTTGCGGCAAAAGCAAACGGGACCGTTCTAGTGACCGCGGCTGCGCTCGACGGCAGCCGGATCAGCGGCAGTCTGGAGGTGGTAATCAGCGGGCAGGAGGAAGTTGCAGCCGGGTTGCCTTCGGCGACACTGAACGGGCCTGTCACCGTGTCGCCCGGGCAGGAATTTGCCTACCGGGTCGGTATTGCCAATGTTACTGATTCCGTCTACAGGTCGGTATACTCCGCGGACTTTACGCTGGATTATGCTGCGGCCGGGATAGAATTTATCTCCGCCCGGAGTCTCGTTGAGGGGATTACGCTTAGTCCTGTCTCCGCAGATCATCCGGGGCAACTCAGCGTCAGTGCAGCAGCAGCGGAAGGAGTTGCTCTGACCGACGCCAGGGAATTTATCGAAATCAGCTTCCGGGCCAAGGAGACGGCAGCTGAAATTTCAGTGCCGCTGAAATTCGCTGCTTTCAGCGGGTCGAATGGGATCCTGAATTTCCCGATTAAGCATGAAGCGCAGGCTGTTATCCGGGTCATTCCTAAAGTTGCTACCCAAATAAACGTCACTTCTGCAGGCAACGTGAGTGTACTGCAGACCGGGCAAAAGCTGCAAATGCATGCGGCTGTCCTGCCCGTAGGCACCACCGGTACTACGGTTACGTGGTCCGTGTATAATGCCGACGGTTCCTCTACGGTCAGGGCAACCATTACGGAAACGGGTCTGGTCACTGCAATAGCTGCCGGAAAGATCACCGTGAAGGCAGCTTCTGGTGAGAGTCCGGGCGTTGCGGGGACGATGAATCTGGAGATCAAGGATGGTAACCAGCCCCCGCAACCGGGCGGAAATCTGCCGTCTATCGTGACAACCGGCAAACAGCCGCAAATTACAGCGGGTGTCAATGGAATTACAGTCTCCCTGGCAGCAAATGTGAATGGAAAAGTCACGGCAGAGCTATCCGCAATAACGATCACAAAGGCGGTGGAAGCCGTTCAGACGGATACACTCCGGATTGAAGTGCGCTCCCCTGCGGATACCACTGCCGTCCAGCTGACGCTGCCAGCGCAGGTAATGGTTCAAGCCGTCTCCGGGAGAGTCCGGACGGTGGAGATAGACTTGGGACTGTCCAGCTTCCGGCTGGATGCGGAACTTATTCGGCGGGCAGCCGGATCAGCTTCCTCAAGCCTTACATTTACTGTTGCCAAATCAGGCAGTGAACAGATTACGGTTCAGGGTAACCTTGGCAATATCTATGAACTGGGCTTCTCCGTTGACGGGCAGCCGGTGAAGCAATTTGACGGCGGCCTGAAGGTATCGCTGAACTACGACCGTCCGGCTGCAGCTGCAGCCGAGAAAATAGTCATTTATCATATCCTTGATAAGGGTCAGGCGGAGGTCATCAGAAATTCCAAATACAACCTGCTGACCGGTAAAGTGGACTTCAGTCCGGCGCATTTCAGTAAATATGCTGCAGGTTATGCAGAGAGTATCTTTGGCGATATTGCCGGAATGGAATGGGCGAAGGGCAGTATTGAGGCACTTGCCGTCAGGGGAATCCTTGAGGGGACGGATACCCATACTTTCGGGCCCAGCTTGAAGGTAACCCGGGCAGAGTTCCTGAAGATGCTGATGCTGGCGCTAGATTTGGACGATAGCGAAGCGGCAAGCACCTTCACCGATGCTGCACCGGATGACTGGTATTACAGTTCCGTTGCGGCAGCCCAGCAGCTGGGCATCGTACTGGGCAGACCGGACGGAACCTTTGGTGCGGACGCACCCATCACCCGTGAGGAAATGGCGCTGATTGCATTCCGCGCAGCCCGGCAGGCCTATCTGCCGCTTCAGGGCTCGGGCCAAACCGCTGCATACAAGGATGCGTCCAACATTTCCGAATACGCACTGGCGGCAGTTCAAGGCATGAGCGGAGCGGGAATCATTCAAGGCGTAGGCAATAACAGCTATGCGCCTAAAGCGCAGGCTTCCCGGGCGCAGGCGGCAGTTATTGTACAGCATTTGTTCCTGTTAAGACCGTAA
- a CDS encoding glycoside hydrolase family 28 protein: MSFYSIDDFGAHKNSTELSTAAIAGAIQAASEAGGGTVYIPSGTYRTGAVILSSNIELRLSPGAILSFSSDPEDYPVVESRWEGVKRGVHASCIFGMNLVNVSVTGGGKLDGNGGPWWEKQRNSPEELQYPRPKLISFDSCNRVTLKDLTLVNSPSWTVNPIRCQDVTIDNLSIHNPADSPNTDGIDPESCVNVRISNCHIDVGDDCIAIKAGTEDTKERIACENIAITNCTMIHGHGGVVLGSEMSGDIRNVVISNCVFKQTDRGIRLKSRRGRGGVVEDIRVSNIVMEDVICPFILNLYYFCGPRGKDKYVWDKNPYPVTEETPNFRRIHFANITARQVHAAAGFLYGLAEQYISEITFSDIDISMAENAVPGRPAMMSGIQEMNNRGFYLGNVRGIRFRQVTIENHEGPAFYIENGEEVEISGCQSRNTRQAEELVQQVTVAPSQEDLSGLEE; the protein is encoded by the coding sequence ATGTCATTTTATAGCATTGATGACTTCGGAGCACACAAGAACAGCACGGAGCTGTCGACGGCAGCTATTGCCGGGGCGATTCAAGCGGCGAGCGAAGCCGGAGGCGGTACTGTATATATTCCTTCCGGCACCTATCGTACAGGCGCGGTCATTCTTAGCAGCAATATCGAACTGCGTCTAAGCCCCGGTGCTATCCTCTCCTTCAGCTCGGACCCTGAGGATTATCCAGTAGTGGAGTCCCGCTGGGAGGGAGTGAAGCGTGGGGTTCATGCTTCCTGCATCTTCGGCATGAACTTGGTTAATGTGTCAGTGACCGGCGGCGGCAAGCTGGATGGTAACGGCGGGCCGTGGTGGGAGAAGCAGCGCAATTCCCCCGAAGAGCTGCAGTATCCCCGGCCGAAGCTGATCAGCTTTGACAGCTGCAACAGGGTTACGCTTAAAGATTTGACCTTGGTGAACTCCCCGAGCTGGACGGTCAATCCCATCCGCTGCCAGGATGTGACCATTGATAATCTGTCGATCCACAACCCGGCCGATTCACCCAACACGGATGGCATTGATCCGGAATCCTGCGTGAACGTGCGGATCAGCAACTGCCATATCGACGTGGGGGATGACTGCATCGCCATTAAGGCGGGGACAGAGGACACGAAGGAACGGATTGCTTGCGAGAATATTGCAATTACGAACTGCACCATGATTCACGGTCACGGCGGTGTGGTGCTGGGCAGTGAAATGAGCGGCGATATCCGCAATGTCGTCATCAGCAACTGCGTGTTCAAGCAGACGGACCGCGGCATCCGGCTGAAGTCCAGACGCGGGCGCGGGGGTGTGGTCGAAGACATCCGTGTCAGCAACATTGTGATGGAGGACGTAATCTGTCCGTTTATCCTGAACCTCTATTACTTCTGCGGTCCACGCGGCAAGGACAAATATGTCTGGGACAAAAATCCCTATCCGGTGACGGAGGAAACTCCAAACTTCAGACGGATTCATTTTGCCAATATTACTGCGCGGCAGGTTCATGCGGCAGCAGGTTTTCTCTACGGTTTGGCAGAGCAATATATCTCGGAAATTACCTTCTCCGATATCGATATCTCCATGGCGGAGAATGCCGTTCCGGGACGTCCGGCGATGATGTCCGGGATTCAGGAGATGAATAACCGCGGCTTCTATCTCGGCAATGTCAGGGGTATCCGCTTCCGGCAGGTAACGATAGAGAATCATGAAGGGCCGGCGTTTTATATTGAGAACGGGGAAGAGGTGGAAATCAGCGGCTGCCAGTCCAGAAATACGCGCCAAGCGGAGGAACTGGTGCAGCAGGTGACAGTAGCCCCTTCACAGGAAGATCTCAGCGGTCTGGAAGAATGA
- a CDS encoding glycoside hydrolase family 43 protein, which translates to MISEHTKTGIIQNPILRGFNPDPCLVRAGEMYYIAVSSFEWLPGVRVYQSADLAEWEHCTDILTHQVDLRGNPKNCSIWAPQLSYQDGLFYLIYTDVKSTKRPFKDCHNYLITAPDIEGPWSEPVYLNSSGFDPSLYHDEDGRKWLLNELWDYRITEGNKSSGIVIQEYAPEQRRLIGEPVKIFDCTDLKKTEAPHIYKRGGYYYLITAEGGTGSGHAVTVARSTSLLGPYEVDPLNPMLTSRNNPELPLQCAGHGSLVETPDGEWYMAHLCTRPLEGEYAILGRETALQQVYWTEDGWLRLTSGGSTPLLEVQAPKGTKVGKQNRALDFEDDFSGPALKKNWNTLRITADESWCSLAERPGWLRIRAGESVQSLFRHHILAIRQTDSSFRAETALEAEPASYLQMAGLLLYLNEDNYLYAYISHEEGRGKVLRLMRCAADEFTAEPVIIDLNAGETVQIAVEVSEVNAQFMYLAGEAAAWKPLGGEYNISFLSGGFTGNFVGIAAHDMGQFGGSSADFSYFRYQGKA; encoded by the coding sequence ATGATTTCAGAGCACACGAAGACAGGCATTATACAGAATCCAATACTAAGGGGCTTTAACCCGGATCCTTGCCTGGTACGGGCAGGAGAAATGTATTATATCGCGGTATCCTCGTTTGAATGGCTGCCTGGTGTGCGGGTATACCAGTCCGCAGATCTGGCCGAATGGGAGCATTGTACGGATATTCTGACCCATCAGGTGGATCTGAGGGGAAATCCGAAGAACTGCAGCATCTGGGCGCCGCAGCTCAGCTATCAGGATGGATTGTTTTACCTGATCTATACAGATGTGAAGAGCACGAAACGGCCGTTCAAGGACTGTCATAACTACCTGATCACCGCCCCGGACATCGAAGGGCCCTGGAGTGAGCCGGTGTATCTGAACAGCAGCGGCTTTGATCCGTCGCTGTATCATGATGAGGACGGGCGGAAATGGCTGCTGAATGAACTATGGGATTACCGCATCACCGAAGGTAATAAATCCTCCGGCATTGTCATTCAGGAATACGCTCCGGAGCAGCGCCGGTTAATCGGTGAACCGGTCAAAATCTTCGACTGCACCGACCTCAAGAAGACCGAAGCGCCTCATATTTACAAGCGCGGCGGCTATTACTACCTGATTACCGCAGAGGGCGGGACCGGCTCCGGCCATGCCGTAACTGTGGCACGCTCCACTTCACTGCTTGGACCATACGAAGTAGATCCGCTCAATCCGATGCTGACCTCCCGCAATAATCCTGAGCTGCCGCTGCAATGCGCCGGTCACGGCAGTCTGGTCGAGACGCCGGACGGGGAATGGTATATGGCACATTTATGCACACGTCCGCTGGAGGGTGAATATGCCATTCTCGGGCGTGAAACCGCCCTGCAGCAGGTATATTGGACCGAAGACGGCTGGCTGCGGCTGACCTCCGGGGGCAGCACGCCTCTGCTGGAGGTGCAGGCACCAAAAGGAACGAAGGTCGGGAAGCAGAACCGCGCCTTGGATTTCGAGGATGATTTCAGCGGTCCGGCGCTGAAGAAGAACTGGAATACGCTGCGGATAACGGCAGATGAAAGCTGGTGTTCTCTGGCGGAAAGACCGGGATGGCTGCGGATCAGGGCCGGGGAATCGGTGCAAAGCCTGTTCCGGCACCATATCCTGGCCATCCGCCAGACGGACAGCAGCTTCCGCGCAGAGACAGCGCTTGAAGCCGAGCCAGCCAGCTATCTGCAGATGGCAGGTCTCCTGCTGTACCTCAATGAAGATAATTATCTGTACGCCTATATCAGCCATGAAGAAGGACGCGGTAAAGTGCTGCGGCTGATGCGCTGCGCGGCCGATGAATTTACTGCCGAGCCTGTAATTATTGATCTGAATGCAGGTGAAACTGTGCAGATTGCAGTGGAAGTGAGCGAAGTGAACGCGCAGTTCATGTATCTCGCCGGTGAAGCGGCGGCGTGGAAACCGCTGGGCGGAGAATATAATATAAGCTTCCTGTCTGGAGGCTTCACAGGCAACTTCGTAGGTATTGCTGCGCATGATATGGGGCAGTTCGGCGGCAGCAGCGCCGATTTCTCGTATTTCCGCTATCAAGGGAAGGCATAA